Proteins from one Paenibacillus amylolyticus genomic window:
- a CDS encoding glycosyltransferase family 39 protein — translation MDFVLLPIVLLAAFLNGYGIWNDQYANSYYTTAVGSMLSNFHNFFYASLDSAGSVTVDKPPVVFWIQTAFAYVFGLHGWSVILPQVLAGIGSVLLIYFMVKPTYGLAAARISALAMATVPVVAAVSRTNNIDSMLVFTLLLGSWFLFKGSKQGSAWRILVAFGLIGLAFNMKMLQAYMILPAFYLFYLLAFQAKWRRKIILLIGSTAILAVVSLSWAVTVDSIPEDERPYIGSSETNSVMELAFGYNGLARLTGQQNTSGNAGMPNGTGQGNNRGIRGDMTSTPNQTNSGSPGAGRDANAADNDNPNASNGMNAMGGMNGPNGNLPNGQMPNDMEMPNGRNFGGNGGGGMGGMFGTGEKGPLRLFQTELSGQASWLLPVVLLGCIAIFAGLRRRNITNKHKEALFWLAWLLPVAAFFSVAGFFHQYYLIMLAPPIAALTGAGFVAMWKSYSDRNGRQAWLLPLSVLLTTLFGWYIMQVYNDTIGAGWSISELIAGILITVILVVMLHRTHRWKQGFIVAGFAVMLIGPVYWAFTPITYGGNSMIPAAGPTGSNSMFGGARMGMPMGNVAGDTEMPTAGGRGGMGNRNEGVDTVTLNYLKEHNTGETYLFATTDYNQAAPYIIDARASVITLGGFSGSDPVYTTEELEQLVKSGQVKYFMVGGMGGRGGNSDISDWIKEHGTEIPTSEWKTGTDNGSMNNGDTENEAGLGFGFGFGFNGQTTLYEVKL, via the coding sequence ATGGATTTTGTCCTTCTGCCGATTGTATTACTGGCGGCATTTCTGAACGGGTACGGCATCTGGAATGATCAGTATGCCAATTCCTACTATACGACTGCTGTTGGGAGTATGCTCAGTAACTTCCATAACTTTTTCTATGCTTCACTCGACTCGGCAGGCTCCGTAACTGTTGACAAACCGCCGGTTGTCTTCTGGATCCAGACGGCCTTTGCCTATGTATTCGGATTGCACGGATGGAGCGTAATTTTGCCGCAGGTATTAGCGGGGATCGGTTCGGTGCTGCTGATCTATTTCATGGTGAAGCCTACATATGGTCTTGCAGCAGCACGAATCTCGGCACTTGCAATGGCGACTGTGCCTGTCGTGGCGGCAGTCAGCCGGACCAACAATATTGACAGCATGCTGGTGTTTACACTGCTGCTGGGTTCATGGTTTTTGTTTAAAGGCAGCAAACAAGGCAGTGCTTGGCGCATTCTGGTTGCCTTTGGGTTGATCGGCTTAGCCTTTAATATGAAAATGCTTCAAGCCTACATGATTCTGCCAGCCTTCTACTTGTTCTATCTGCTCGCATTTCAGGCGAAGTGGAGAAGGAAGATCATTCTGCTGATCGGCAGCACAGCTATTCTGGCGGTGGTTTCATTATCCTGGGCGGTCACTGTGGATTCCATACCGGAAGACGAGCGACCTTATATCGGAAGCAGTGAAACGAACTCGGTTATGGAACTGGCATTTGGATACAATGGCCTGGCCCGGCTAACCGGTCAGCAGAATACTTCAGGTAACGCGGGTATGCCAAATGGTACCGGACAGGGAAATAACCGTGGCATTCGAGGGGATATGACCTCAACTCCTAATCAGACGAATAGTGGTTCCCCAGGCGCTGGACGAGATGCCAATGCAGCAGACAACGATAATCCAAATGCTTCAAATGGCATGAATGCCATGGGCGGCATGAATGGGCCGAATGGTAATTTACCGAACGGACAGATGCCGAATGATATGGAAATGCCAAACGGAAGAAATTTTGGCGGTAACGGTGGCGGAGGCATGGGCGGAATGTTTGGTACAGGGGAGAAAGGTCCTCTGCGTCTGTTCCAGACAGAATTGTCAGGTCAGGCAAGTTGGCTATTGCCAGTTGTGCTGCTTGGGTGCATTGCCATATTTGCAGGGTTAAGACGGAGAAATATAACCAACAAGCACAAGGAAGCCTTGTTCTGGCTGGCCTGGCTGCTTCCGGTTGCTGCCTTTTTCAGTGTGGCAGGCTTCTTCCATCAGTATTATCTGATCATGCTTGCACCTCCTATTGCAGCGCTGACCGGCGCAGGGTTTGTAGCGATGTGGAAGTCATATAGTGATCGCAATGGCAGGCAGGCATGGTTACTTCCGCTGTCCGTACTGCTGACGACACTGTTCGGCTGGTATATCATGCAGGTGTATAACGATACGATCGGTGCGGGCTGGTCCATCAGTGAGTTGATTGCAGGCATTCTGATCACGGTCATCCTGGTCGTTATGCTTCATCGCACACATCGATGGAAACAGGGCTTCATTGTCGCGGGATTCGCGGTCATGCTGATCGGTCCGGTCTACTGGGCATTCACCCCGATTACTTATGGTGGGAACAGCATGATTCCGGCAGCAGGACCTACAGGTTCCAATAGCATGTTTGGTGGAGCCAGAATGGGCATGCCAATGGGGAACGTTGCAGGTGACACAGAAATGCCTACGGCGGGTGGCCGTGGCGGAATGGGTAACCGTAACGAAGGAGTGGATACAGTTACATTAAATTATCTGAAAGAACACAATACAGGCGAAACGTATCTCTTCGCCACCACGGACTATAATCAGGCAGCACCCTACATCATTGATGCGAGAGCATCTGTAATTACGCTTGGAGGTTTCTCCGGCTCAGACCCCGTGTACACCACAGAGGAACTGGAGCAACTCGTGAAGAGTGGGCAAGTGAAGTACTTCATGGTAGGTGGCATGGGTGGCCGCGGAGGGAACTCGGACATTAGCGATTGGATCAAAGAGCACGGAACCGAGATCCCAACATCAGAATGGAAGACAGGTACGGACAACGGGTCCATGAATAATGGAGATACAGAGAATGAAGCTGGACTTGGGTTTGGATTCGGGTTCGGATTCAACGGACAGACCACCTTGTATGAAGTGAAATTGTAG
- a CDS encoding glycosyltransferase family 2 protein, producing the protein MARAYRYSIIIPMYNEEAVIEETYRRLKKVMGSTGESYELLFVNDGSMDRSAQMIRDYARWDESVKLIDFARNFGHQIAITAGMDYAVGDAVVIIDADLQDPPELILDMIAKWKEGYEVVYARRTRRSGETRFKKWSASLFYRVLRASTDTDIPVDTGDFRLIDRKVCDEMKRLPEKNRFVRGLVSWVGFRQTAIEYERDERLAGETKYPLKRMLKLSLDGITSFSYKPLKLAGYLGAILSVGGFIYMLTVIGSAIFTDSTIKGWPSIVSIMLMFNGFILIMLGILGEYVGRIYDETKARPLYIVRDVVQAEGQQAQSRLTARVAHHD; encoded by the coding sequence ATGGCTCGCGCGTACCGATACAGCATTATTATTCCCATGTATAACGAGGAAGCGGTGATTGAGGAGACTTATCGGCGTCTGAAGAAGGTCATGGGCAGCACAGGAGAGAGCTATGAACTGCTGTTTGTCAATGATGGCAGCATGGATCGAAGCGCACAGATGATCCGTGATTATGCTCGTTGGGACGAGAGTGTGAAACTGATTGATTTTGCCCGGAACTTCGGACATCAGATTGCGATAACAGCGGGTATGGATTATGCAGTGGGGGATGCGGTGGTGATTATCGATGCGGATCTGCAGGACCCTCCCGAACTGATACTGGATATGATCGCCAAATGGAAAGAGGGCTATGAAGTCGTATATGCCCGTCGCACCAGACGCAGCGGGGAAACCCGCTTCAAGAAATGGTCGGCCAGTCTGTTCTATCGTGTACTTCGTGCCTCAACGGATACGGATATCCCGGTAGACACTGGAGATTTTCGCCTGATTGACCGCAAAGTATGTGATGAGATGAAACGTCTTCCGGAGAAAAACCGGTTTGTGCGCGGACTGGTCAGTTGGGTCGGATTTCGTCAGACGGCTATTGAATATGAACGCGATGAACGTCTGGCAGGCGAAACCAAGTATCCACTAAAGCGCATGCTGAAGCTAAGTCTGGATGGCATTACTTCATTTTCGTATAAACCACTCAAGCTTGCAGGTTATCTAGGTGCGATCCTGTCGGTAGGCGGATTCATCTACATGTTAACGGTTATTGGTTCAGCCATCTTTACGGATTCGACGATTAAAGGATGGCCGTCCATTGTGAGCATCATGTTGATGTTTAACGGATTCATTCTGATCATGCTGGGCATTCTGGGCGAGTATGTTGGCCGAATCTATGATGAGACCAAGGCACGTCCGCTATACATTGTGAGAGATGTGGTTCAAGCCGAGGGCCAGCAAGCGCAATCCCGATTGACAGCCCGAGTTGCTCATCATGACTAA